The following are encoded in a window of Candidatus Rokuibacteriota bacterium genomic DNA:
- a CDS encoding vitamin K epoxide reductase family protein, giving the protein MPKLKKPQVVEAVAPELARPDWIVVALALVGLGVAGYLTALKLGGTQAFLCRGGSGCDLVQASRYSVLAGVPTAMWGAGIYLAIVVLAAMPRTARRWQAAFMLVSGAVAFSLYLTYISIFVIGATCPYCLASGGIALALLVVMLWRRPPAQGRQAAAYKPGRLAGLGITAGIFTIVFGAFIFAADFSVPAGYQSALAQHLAKSQGIFYGAFW; this is encoded by the coding sequence ATGCCGAAGCTCAAGAAGCCGCAGGTTGTGGAGGCGGTCGCGCCCGAGCTGGCGCGGCCCGACTGGATCGTGGTGGCGCTGGCCCTCGTGGGGCTGGGCGTCGCGGGGTACCTGACGGCGCTCAAGCTCGGCGGCACCCAGGCCTTCCTCTGCCGCGGCGGCAGCGGCTGCGATCTCGTCCAGGCGAGCCGCTATTCGGTGCTGGCCGGCGTGCCGACCGCGATGTGGGGCGCCGGAATCTACCTGGCCATCGTCGTGCTCGCGGCGATGCCGCGGACCGCGCGCCGCTGGCAGGCGGCCTTCATGCTGGTTTCGGGCGCCGTCGCCTTTTCCCTCTACCTGACGTACATCTCGATCTTCGTCATCGGCGCGACCTGCCCGTACTGCCTCGCCTCGGGCGGGATCGCCCTGGCGCTGCTCGTGGTCATGCTGTGGCGGCGCCCACCGGCGCAGGGCCGGCAGGCCGCGGCCTACAAGCCCGGCCGGCTGGCGGGGCTCGGCATCACCGCGGGCATCTTCACCATCGTCTTCGGCGCCTTCATCTTCGCCGCCGACTTCTCGGTGCCGGCCGGCTACCAGTCAGCGCTCGCCCAGCACCTGGCGAAGAGCCAGGGCATCTTCTACGGCGCCTTCTGGTGA
- a CDS encoding nitrile hydratase accessory protein: protein MRNVVSRPDGRRIHVARMQGQLFVCADACCCGRVQDGYAPVPRDLYHSEWERRSLRNRVHLTIGGCLGPCALANVVMLLFDGRQAWFHSISTDAQVLALYDWIEGLVRAEEWSPPPPALAAYQFTASTWEERPDGKPVADLHLRQGAPQPKACRVSPPAALLGDVPSDRLVANMDGPAAVPRKNGELVFEEPWEGRVFGMAVALHDHRLYGWEEFQRQLIAQVAQAEARGEDSRYYERWLASFERLLADKGLVTPEELEDRTEAFEFGKRDEVY, encoded by the coding sequence GTGCGCAACGTCGTCTCGCGCCCGGACGGCCGGCGCATCCACGTGGCGCGCATGCAGGGACAGCTCTTCGTCTGCGCCGATGCCTGTTGCTGCGGGCGCGTCCAGGACGGTTACGCGCCCGTGCCGCGGGACCTTTACCACAGCGAATGGGAGCGGCGCAGCCTGCGCAATCGCGTGCATCTCACCATCGGCGGCTGCCTCGGCCCCTGCGCGCTGGCCAACGTGGTGATGCTGCTCTTCGATGGGCGGCAGGCCTGGTTCCACTCGATCTCGACGGACGCGCAGGTCCTGGCGCTCTACGACTGGATCGAGGGATTGGTCCGCGCGGAGGAGTGGTCGCCACCGCCACCGGCCCTCGCAGCCTACCAGTTCACCGCGTCCACCTGGGAAGAGCGGCCCGACGGCAAGCCCGTGGCCGACTTACACCTCCGCCAGGGCGCGCCGCAGCCGAAGGCCTGCCGCGTCTCGCCGCCCGCGGCGCTGCTAGGCGACGTCCCGTCGGACAGGCTTGTCGCCAACATGGACGGGCCCGCGGCCGTGCCGCGCAAGAACGGCGAGCTGGTCTTCGAGGAGCCGTGGGAAGGCCGGGTCTTCGGCATGGCCGTCGCGCTCCACGATCACCGCCTCTACGGCTGGGAGGAGTTCCAGCGCCAGTTGATCGCCCAGGTCGCGCAGGCCGAGGCGCGCGGCGAGGACTCGCGCTATTACGAGCGCTGGCTCGCCTCCTTCGAGCGCCTGCTCGCGGACAAGGGCCTCGTGACACCGGAAGAGCTCGAGGATCGCACCGAGGCCTTCGAGTTCGGCAAGCGCGACGAGGTCTACTAG
- a CDS encoding rhodanese-like domain-containing protein, producing the protein MPQLQRDPRREFEEAHIPGAVFFDIDGIADRASSLPHMLPGAAQFARQVGALGISNADLVVVYDARGVVSAARVWWTFRAFGHDRVAVLDGGLRKWRAEGRPVESGAATPAPRRFTARRRLALVRDLGQVRRNMGSRREQTLDARSRGRFAGTEPEPRAGLRGGHIPGSLNLPYDMLYRPDATLLPPDGLRQAFAAAGVDLGKPVATTCGSGITASVLALGLHLIGHKEVAVYDGSWTEWAGRSDTPVEP; encoded by the coding sequence ATGCCCCAGCTCCAGCGCGATCCACGGCGCGAGTTCGAGGAGGCGCACATCCCGGGCGCGGTCTTCTTCGACATCGACGGCATCGCCGACCGCGCGAGCTCGCTTCCCCACATGCTGCCGGGCGCGGCCCAGTTTGCCCGCCAGGTGGGCGCGCTCGGCATCTCGAACGCCGACCTGGTGGTGGTCTACGACGCGCGGGGAGTGGTCAGCGCCGCGCGTGTCTGGTGGACCTTCCGCGCCTTCGGCCATGACCGCGTTGCCGTGCTCGACGGGGGCCTGCGCAAGTGGCGGGCCGAAGGGCGGCCCGTCGAGTCGGGCGCCGCGACGCCCGCGCCCCGACGGTTTACCGCGCGGCGCAGGCTTGCGCTCGTCCGCGACCTCGGGCAGGTGCGGCGCAACATGGGAAGCCGCCGCGAGCAGACGCTCGACGCCAGATCGCGCGGGCGCTTCGCCGGCACCGAGCCCGAGCCGCGCGCGGGATTGCGCGGCGGCCACATTCCGGGCAGCCTGAACCTGCCGTACGACATGCTCTACCGCCCCGACGCTACGCTCCTGCCGCCCGACGGGCTCCGCCAGGCTTTCGCCGCGGCCGGCGTGGATCTGGGCAAGCCCGTCGCGACGACGTGCGGCTCGGGCATCACGGCCTCGGTGCTGGCGCTTGGACTGCATCTCATCGGTCACAAAGAGGTCGCGGTGTATGACGGCTCGTGGACGGAGTGGGCGGGCCGCTCCGACACCCCCGTCGAACCCTAG
- a CDS encoding VOC family protein encodes MLERVDRVQLVVKDRQAAARTFGEVLGAQPVREAPTAYLGAARLVLALGSSEVELCEPSGPGPAAEHLSAQGEGLMTAGFSTRDMAALKTNLERHGCRFASEGAQVYLDPSETLGMRVVLTPDAARPPVGLVSHLYEVTNTLISDWRAAAERYTRIFDLDPSRFSPIASERFGYVGTLAMFNPKDRLDRIEISQVTNSKSAMGRWVAKRGDSLYMCYVEADDVRPIIERLAARGGRFTTRGPDPATERDGLWVHPSALCGLLLGVSRTTAGWEWSGQPARVALP; translated from the coding sequence ATGCTCGAGCGGGTCGACCGGGTGCAGCTCGTCGTCAAGGACAGGCAGGCCGCCGCGCGGACCTTCGGCGAGGTGCTGGGCGCCCAACCCGTGCGCGAGGCGCCGACCGCCTATCTCGGCGCCGCGCGGCTCGTCCTGGCCCTGGGCTCGAGCGAGGTGGAGCTCTGCGAGCCCTCGGGCCCGGGTCCGGCCGCCGAGCACTTGAGCGCCCAGGGCGAGGGGCTGATGACCGCGGGCTTCTCGACGCGCGACATGGCGGCGCTGAAGACCAACCTCGAGCGCCACGGCTGCCGCTTCGCCTCGGAGGGCGCGCAGGTCTACCTCGATCCGTCGGAAACCCTCGGCATGCGCGTGGTGCTTACGCCCGACGCCGCGCGCCCCCCCGTCGGGCTCGTCAGCCATCTCTACGAGGTGACCAACACGCTCATCTCCGACTGGCGCGCGGCGGCCGAGCGCTACACGCGGATCTTCGACCTCGACCCGTCGCGGTTCTCGCCGATCGCGAGCGAGCGCTTCGGCTACGTCGGCACGCTGGCCATGTTCAACCCGAAGGACCGTCTCGACCGCATCGAGATCTCGCAGGTAACCAACTCCAAGTCGGCCATGGGGCGCTGGGTCGCCAAGCGCGGCGACTCGCTCTACATGTGCTACGTCGAGGCCGACGACGTCCGGCCCATCATCGAGCGGCTCGCGGCGCGCGGCGGCCGCTTCACGACCCGCGGCCCGGACCCCGCGACCGAGCGCGACGGGCTCTGGGTCCACCCGTCCGCGCTCTGCGGCCTTCTCCTCGGCGTCTCCCGCACGACGGCCGGCTGGGAGTGGTCGGGGCAGCCGGCCCGCGTCGCGCTCCCGTAG
- a CDS encoding stress response translation initiation inhibitor YciH (involved in start site selection during the initiation of translation), which produces MKDSRRVYSTEKGRISRHAPPRAPAPAGPKAPNDGVVRIFRDRNGRNGKVVTVIRGLPARELEERVSDLKRACGAGGAVKEGAVEIQGDHRERIAARLRGLGYTAKLAGG; this is translated from the coding sequence ATGAAGGATTCGCGTCGCGTGTACTCGACCGAGAAGGGCCGCATCAGCCGGCACGCTCCCCCGCGCGCACCGGCGCCCGCCGGCCCGAAGGCGCCGAACGACGGCGTGGTGCGCATCTTCCGCGATCGCAACGGGAGGAACGGCAAGGTGGTGACCGTGATCCGCGGTCTGCCCGCTCGCGAGCTCGAGGAGCGCGTGTCCGATCTCAAGCGAGCCTGCGGCGCCGGCGGCGCCGTCAAGGAGGGCGCCGTCGAGATCCAGGGCGACCACCGCGAGCGCATCGCAGCACGCCTTCGCGGCCTGGGCTACACGGCCAAGCTGGCGGGCGGTTAG
- a CDS encoding rhodanese-like domain-containing protein, which translates to MTGAELVALMAASGPHAVLDLRERAAYEGGHIFRATNLPRRLLEFRLSQLVTAKRTPIVLCDADGRLAALALPAVRAMGFTDVRVLDGGLEAWRREGRGTITGINVPSKAFGEWALHTLRTPQIPPHELQAWIDGGRDMVIVDSRTPEEYARGCIPGAWSMPGGELMLRIGELAKSPKTTIVVHCGGRTRSYIGAESLRRMGLPNPIVALENGTMGWELAGLTLERGADRRVAAVSEASRKRAAAAALLIAKDDGIVSIAPAALEALWARRAEENVALLDVRTREEYEEGHVAGAAWAPGGQAVQATDEYIAVRAARVVLVCDGAGRSIMTAAWLKRMGLPEVSVLAGGLPAWQAGGGAVETGHPDPEPWGYAAARAAVGTLGPVELSAALVGAQAPPAPAQAPPAPARAPMVLSVDQSDVYARGHVPGAAWLCRSRLEWKAPQALPDRARALVLTCRDGRHSTLAAAALARLGYASVRVLEGGTQAWERKGLALETGKTRLLDETDDVVLKPYEKGREAMEAYLKWEVDLDPAALDAARSK; encoded by the coding sequence GTGACGGGGGCCGAACTCGTAGCGCTGATGGCGGCCTCGGGTCCGCACGCCGTCCTCGACCTGCGCGAGCGGGCCGCGTACGAGGGTGGCCACATCTTCCGGGCCACGAATTTACCGCGCCGGCTCCTCGAGTTCCGGTTGTCCCAGCTGGTGACGGCCAAGCGTACTCCGATAGTTCTCTGCGATGCGGACGGGCGGCTCGCGGCCCTGGCGCTGCCCGCGGTGCGCGCCATGGGCTTCACCGACGTGCGGGTGCTCGACGGCGGCCTCGAGGCGTGGCGCCGCGAGGGGCGCGGGACGATCACCGGCATCAACGTGCCGAGCAAGGCCTTCGGCGAGTGGGCGCTCCACACGCTCCGCACGCCGCAGATCCCGCCGCACGAGCTCCAGGCGTGGATCGACGGCGGCCGCGACATGGTCATCGTGGACTCGAGGACGCCCGAAGAGTACGCGCGCGGCTGCATCCCCGGCGCCTGGAGCATGCCGGGCGGCGAGCTCATGCTGCGGATCGGCGAGTTGGCGAAAAGCCCCAAGACGACCATCGTCGTGCACTGCGGCGGCCGGACGCGCAGCTACATCGGCGCCGAGTCGCTTCGCCGCATGGGGCTGCCCAATCCCATCGTCGCGCTCGAGAACGGCACCATGGGCTGGGAGCTGGCCGGGTTGACCCTCGAGCGCGGCGCCGACCGCCGGGTGGCGGCGGTCTCCGAGGCGAGCCGGAAGCGCGCGGCGGCCGCGGCCTTGCTGATCGCGAAGGACGACGGCATTGTCTCGATCGCGCCGGCCGCGCTCGAAGCGCTCTGGGCCCGCCGCGCGGAGGAGAATGTGGCGCTCCTCGACGTGCGCACGCGCGAGGAGTACGAAGAGGGTCACGTGGCGGGCGCCGCCTGGGCGCCCGGCGGCCAGGCCGTCCAGGCGACCGATGAGTACATCGCCGTCCGCGCCGCGCGCGTGGTGCTGGTCTGCGACGGCGCGGGGCGGTCGATCATGACCGCCGCGTGGCTCAAGCGCATGGGACTGCCGGAGGTCTCCGTCCTGGCGGGCGGCCTGCCCGCATGGCAGGCGGGCGGCGGCGCCGTCGAAACCGGCCACCCGGATCCCGAGCCCTGGGGCTATGCGGCAGCGCGAGCCGCCGTCGGCACGCTCGGCCCCGTCGAGCTCTCGGCCGCTCTCGTCGGCGCGCAGGCGCCCCCCGCCCCCGCGCAGGCGCCCCCCGCCCCCGCGAGGGCACCAATGGTCCTGAGCGTGGACCAGAGCGACGTGTACGCGCGGGGCCACGTGCCGGGCGCGGCGTGGCTCTGCCGGAGCCGCCTCGAGTGGAAGGCGCCGCAGGCGCTACCCGACCGCGCGCGGGCGCTCGTCCTCACGTGCCGCGATGGACGCCACTCGACGCTTGCCGCCGCGGCGCTCGCGCGGCTCGGGTATGCGTCGGTCCGCGTGCTCGAGGGCGGCACCCAGGCCTGGGAGCGCAAGGGGCTGGCGCTCGAGACGGGCAAGACCCGGCTCCTCGACGAGACCGACGACGTCGTGCTCAAGCCCTACGAAAAGGGACGCGAAGCCATGGAGGCATATCTGAAATGGGAAGTCGATCTCGATCCCGCAGCCCTCGACGCCGCGCGGTCAAAGTAG
- a CDS encoding methyltransferase domain-containing protein, whose protein sequence is MTQYGRQSLWRDTAGLDAGRARELADRLELRAKTQDEIEARAAYLDLLGVTAGERVLDVGCGSGVVTRDIARRVGPGGRAVGVDQSPQFLAVAHELAEGAGLGGRVEFLEGSAQSLPFPDGAFDVAVAVTVLSHTPGGESAIPEMARVVCPGGRVGVFDLDTDMTSVTHPDRALTRRIVAAASDATAVDGWLARRLPLLFARAGLQDVRVRGFFPLETDPRGFYGGLAERAADTALTVGAITEAERRGWLDALHAEQARGPVIAGRLHIFTWGRKPA, encoded by the coding sequence ATGACCCAGTATGGGCGGCAGAGCCTCTGGCGGGACACGGCTGGTCTCGACGCGGGGAGAGCCCGCGAGCTTGCCGACCGGCTCGAGCTCCGCGCCAAAACCCAGGACGAGATCGAGGCGCGGGCGGCCTACCTCGACCTGCTCGGCGTGACGGCAGGCGAGCGCGTGCTCGACGTCGGCTGCGGCAGCGGCGTCGTCACGCGCGACATCGCCCGACGCGTCGGCCCGGGCGGGCGCGCAGTCGGCGTCGACCAGAGCCCGCAGTTCCTCGCCGTGGCGCACGAGCTCGCGGAGGGGGCGGGGCTCGGCGGCCGCGTAGAATTCCTCGAGGGCAGCGCGCAGAGCCTCCCCTTCCCCGACGGCGCCTTCGACGTCGCGGTCGCCGTCACGGTGCTCTCGCACACTCCCGGCGGCGAGAGTGCCATTCCCGAGATGGCGCGCGTGGTGTGCCCGGGCGGGCGCGTGGGAGTCTTCGACCTCGACACCGACATGACGTCGGTCACACATCCGGACCGCGCGCTCACACGCCGGATCGTTGCCGCCGCCTCGGACGCCACCGCCGTGGACGGCTGGCTCGCGCGGCGGCTGCCGCTGCTCTTCGCGCGCGCCGGGCTCCAGGACGTGCGGGTGCGCGGCTTCTTCCCGCTCGAGACTGATCCGCGTGGCTTCTACGGCGGGCTGGCCGAGCGTGCCGCCGACACGGCTCTCACGGTCGGGGCCATCACGGAGGCGGAGCGCCGTGGCTGGCTGGATGCGCTCCACGCCGAGCAGGCGCGCGGGCCGGTCATCGCCGGCAGGCTCCACATCTTCACCTGGGGCCGCAAGCCGGCTTGA
- a CDS encoding nitroreductase/quinone reductase family protein: MTRPAGDEQEFLYLTTRGRKTGRARQIEIWFTRRGRSYYLVSEHGPRAHWVQNLLIEPRVRWLVGTARLRGRARVVRVETAPALVRDIQARSKRKYGWGDGLVVELDPGPRRPRRRPRGET; this comes from the coding sequence ATGACGCGCCCGGCGGGCGACGAGCAGGAGTTCCTCTACCTCACGACGCGCGGCAGGAAGACCGGGCGCGCGCGCCAGATCGAGATCTGGTTCACGCGCCGGGGGCGCAGCTACTACCTCGTGTCCGAGCACGGCCCGCGCGCCCACTGGGTGCAGAACCTCCTGATCGAGCCGCGCGTGCGTTGGCTGGTCGGCACGGCTCGGCTCCGCGGGCGCGCGCGGGTGGTGAGGGTCGAGACGGCGCCCGCGCTGGTCCGCGACATCCAGGCGCGCTCGAAGAGGAAATACGGTTGGGGCGACGGCCTCGTGGTCGAGCTCGATCCCGGCCCCCGCCGCCCCCGCCGCCGCCCCCGCGGCGAGACCTAG
- a CDS encoding cysteine dioxygenase family protein, whose product MSTYTLKQFVDDLDAITAEEGVPAVITAKAAPLLGRLCLNPDAIQAECRTAPAGQRGRYMLHRAPRFNVTSVIWRPGDEAGSHDHETWGLVGVVENEIQETRYTSSGRRDLGGRVTLGVKEVLRHKAGAVSTLVPPHDEIHAMYNPTKRDTVEIHVYGKNLAGLQRHTFDKDGTVKSLVSSKYMNC is encoded by the coding sequence ATGTCGACGTATACGCTCAAGCAGTTCGTGGACGACCTCGACGCCATCACCGCCGAGGAAGGCGTCCCGGCGGTGATCACGGCGAAGGCGGCGCCGCTCCTGGGGCGGCTGTGCCTGAACCCCGACGCCATCCAGGCCGAGTGCCGCACGGCGCCCGCGGGGCAGCGCGGCCGCTACATGCTCCACCGCGCCCCGCGCTTCAACGTCACGTCCGTGATTTGGCGCCCCGGCGACGAGGCGGGATCCCACGACCACGAGACCTGGGGGCTGGTCGGCGTCGTGGAGAACGAGATTCAGGAGACCCGCTATACATCATCCGGCAGGCGCGACCTCGGCGGCAGGGTCACCCTCGGCGTCAAGGAAGTCCTCCGCCACAAGGCCGGCGCGGTCTCCACGCTCGTTCCGCCCCACGACGAGATCCACGCCATGTACAACCCGACCAAGCGGGACACGGTCGAGATCCACGTCTATGGAAAGAACCTCGCGGGACTCCAGCGCCACACCTTCGACAAGGACGGCACGGTCAAGTCCCTCGTCAGCTCCAAGTACATGAACTGCTGA
- the nthA gene encoding nitrile hydratase subunit alpha, which yields MGSHHTEPEPWVVHRVRALESLLIEKGLLSTELVDTVVQTYEKDVGPVNGAKVVARAWVDPAYKQRLLTDGTAAIAELGFTGRGGGDKMVVHENTPAVHNMPAVHNMVVCTLCSCYPWIVLGLPPVWYKSPAYRSRAVLEPRKVLAEFGVELPPDTEIRVWDSSAEIRYMVLPLRPEGTEGLSEAELAALVTRDAMIGVALCQAPAAAR from the coding sequence ATGGGCAGCCATCATACCGAGCCCGAGCCCTGGGTGGTCCATCGCGTGCGCGCGCTCGAGTCGCTCCTGATCGAGAAGGGCCTGCTGTCCACCGAGTTGGTGGACACGGTCGTGCAGACCTACGAGAAGGACGTCGGGCCGGTGAACGGCGCCAAGGTCGTCGCCCGCGCCTGGGTCGATCCGGCATACAAGCAGCGGCTCCTCACCGACGGCACGGCGGCCATCGCGGAGCTGGGCTTCACCGGGCGCGGCGGCGGGGACAAGATGGTCGTCCACGAGAACACGCCCGCCGTCCACAACATGCCCGCCGTTCACAACATGGTAGTCTGCACGCTCTGCTCCTGCTACCCATGGATCGTGCTCGGACTCCCGCCCGTCTGGTACAAGTCGCCCGCCTATCGCTCGCGGGCCGTCCTCGAGCCGCGCAAGGTGCTGGCCGAGTTCGGCGTCGAGCTGCCGCCCGACACCGAGATCCGCGTCTGGGATTCGAGCGCCGAGATCCGCTACATGGTGCTGCCGCTGCGCCCCGAAGGCACCGAGGGCCTCTCCGAGGCCGAACTCGCGGCGCTCGTCACCCGCGATGCCATGATCGGCGTGGCGCTCTGCCAGGCTCCCGCGGCGGCCCGGTAG
- a CDS encoding L-2-amino-thiazoline-4-carboxylic acid hydrolase — MAELPPDTLNEIGVLKRREIEARILMPVLEALGREFGRDKVFAVARDTVIEVAREQGRQVARKMGGNGLEDFARSMGDWTKGDALEMDVLAQSGEEYAFNVTRCRYAELYRALGIADVGALLSCNRDFSLIEGFNPDIELTRTQTIMQGASHCDFRFKLKKPAAG, encoded by the coding sequence ATGGCCGAGCTTCCGCCGGATACGCTCAACGAGATCGGCGTGCTGAAGCGCCGCGAGATCGAGGCCCGCATCCTGATGCCCGTGCTCGAGGCGCTCGGCAGGGAGTTCGGGCGCGACAAGGTGTTCGCCGTCGCCCGCGACACCGTCATCGAGGTGGCGCGCGAGCAGGGGCGGCAGGTGGCGCGGAAGATGGGCGGCAACGGGCTCGAGGACTTCGCGCGCTCGATGGGAGACTGGACGAAGGGCGACGCGCTCGAGATGGACGTGCTCGCGCAGAGCGGCGAGGAGTACGCCTTCAACGTGACGCGCTGCCGCTACGCCGAGCTCTACCGCGCGCTGGGGATCGCCGACGTGGGAGCGCTGCTCTCCTGCAACCGCGACTTCTCGCTCATCGAAGGCTTCAATCCCGACATCGAGCTCACGCGCACGCAGACCATCATGCAGGGCGCGAGCCACTGCGACTTTCGCTTCAAGCTCAAGAAGCCGGCGGCGGGCTAG
- the nthB gene encoding nitrile hydratase subunit beta, protein MNGVHDLGGKHGFGPVEREPNEPAFHADWEKAVLVMNLVGMVKRIYNIDEFRHAIERMGQARYLDTSYYEHWLASVETLLIEKGVVGRDELDARTKHFERNPNAPLPDRKDPELLARVMNVVRKGMAEKSEPNPAPRFKPGDAVVTRNWQPAGHTRLPGYARGHRGRIHSFHGVYILPDAHAHGRGRCPEPLYSVRFESGELWGDAAEPKARVHIDLWESYLQPLET, encoded by the coding sequence ATGAACGGCGTCCACGACCTCGGCGGCAAGCATGGCTTCGGACCGGTTGAGCGGGAGCCGAACGAGCCCGCCTTCCACGCGGACTGGGAAAAGGCCGTGCTCGTGATGAACCTGGTCGGCATGGTCAAGCGCATCTACAACATCGACGAGTTCCGCCACGCCATCGAGCGCATGGGACAGGCGCGCTACCTCGACACGAGCTACTACGAGCACTGGCTCGCCTCGGTCGAGACGCTGCTGATCGAGAAGGGCGTGGTCGGCCGCGACGAGCTCGACGCGCGGACCAAGCACTTCGAGCGGAACCCGAACGCCCCGCTGCCCGATCGCAAGGACCCGGAGCTCCTCGCCCGCGTGATGAACGTGGTCCGCAAGGGCATGGCCGAGAAGAGCGAGCCCAACCCCGCGCCGCGCTTCAAGCCGGGCGATGCCGTCGTCACTCGCAATTGGCAGCCGGCCGGCCACACGCGCTTGCCGGGCTATGCTCGCGGGCACCGTGGGCGCATCCATAGCTTCCACGGCGTCTATATACTTCCCGACGCCCATGCGCACGGGCGCGGCCGCTGCCCCGAGCCGCTCTACAGCGTGCGTTTCGAGTCCGGCGAGCTGTGGGGAGACGCCGCGGAACCGAAGGCGCGCGTGCACATCGATCTCTGGGAAAGTTATCTCCAGCCGCTGGAGACCTGA
- a CDS encoding tetratricopeptide repeat protein: MSKDLWDLPLSTESPRAAEQYVLAVEKLLSANIGAEEALGRAIDADPGFALAHAARARLLQLRGAMPEARAAAARAVLLAPSATRRERGHVEALALNLEPDMPRTLAHVLEHLREFPRDGLVLSLTSGVFGLIGFSGRRDRNEALLDLLDGLAVSYGEDWWFLNVHGFACTEADKRTRGRRLVDRALALNPRNGHAAHAQAHVCYEANTCEEGADFLRPWLADYNRTAQMHCHLSWHLALFELALGRPEHAWTLYDEHIRPVNSYASALITLSDSVSLLWRCRLWDKERGAVAWGELRDFARRSFPAPSVAFADEHVVMACAAYGDHAGAAARIDELRRAEQEGRQPAGRVAADVAEAMAAFAQGNDDTVIRLLVPVLSELVRVGGSHAQRDVFEETLLGAYLRSGRPEAAGLLFRERLDRRPSARDRSWLRPASPPPAS; this comes from the coding sequence ATGTCGAAGGATCTCTGGGACCTGCCGCTCTCGACCGAGTCGCCGAGAGCGGCCGAGCAGTACGTGCTGGCCGTGGAGAAGCTCCTCTCCGCCAACATCGGCGCCGAGGAGGCGCTCGGGCGGGCGATCGACGCCGATCCCGGTTTCGCGCTCGCGCACGCGGCCCGCGCGCGCCTGCTCCAGCTGCGCGGCGCCATGCCCGAGGCCCGCGCCGCCGCGGCGCGCGCCGTCCTGCTCGCGCCCTCCGCCACGCGGCGCGAGCGCGGCCACGTCGAGGCGCTCGCGCTCAACCTCGAGCCCGATATGCCGCGCACGCTCGCCCACGTCCTCGAACACCTGCGGGAATTTCCGCGCGACGGCCTCGTGCTCTCGCTCACGAGCGGCGTCTTCGGCCTGATCGGCTTCAGCGGCCGCCGCGACCGGAACGAAGCGCTGCTCGATCTGCTGGACGGGCTGGCCGTCTCGTACGGCGAGGACTGGTGGTTCCTCAACGTCCACGGCTTTGCGTGCACCGAGGCGGACAAGCGGACGCGCGGCCGGCGTCTCGTCGATCGCGCCCTCGCGCTGAACCCGCGCAACGGCCACGCCGCCCACGCCCAGGCGCACGTCTGCTACGAGGCGAACACATGCGAGGAGGGGGCGGACTTCCTGCGGCCCTGGCTGGCCGACTACAATCGGACGGCGCAGATGCACTGCCACCTGTCCTGGCACCTGGCGCTTTTCGAGCTCGCCCTCGGCCGCCCGGAGCACGCCTGGACGCTCTACGACGAGCACATCCGGCCGGTGAACTCCTACGCCTCGGCCCTCATCACGCTGTCCGACTCGGTGTCGCTCCTCTGGCGCTGCCGTCTCTGGGACAAGGAGCGCGGGGCGGTGGCGTGGGGCGAGCTGCGGGATTTCGCGCGCCGGTCTTTTCCCGCGCCGAGCGTGGCCTTCGCGGACGAGCACGTCGTGATGGCCTGCGCAGCCTACGGCGATCACGCGGGCGCCGCCGCGAGGATCGACGAGCTGCGCCGGGCCGAGCAGGAGGGGCGACAGCCGGCGGGGCGCGTAGCCGCGGACGTGGCCGAGGCCATGGCGGCCTTCGCGCAGGGCAACGACGACACGGTGATCCGGCTCCTCGTTCCGGTGCTGTCGGAGCTCGTGCGCGTGGGCGGCAGCCACGCGCAGCGCGACGTCTTCGAGGAGACCCTGCTGGGCGCCTACCTGCGCTCCGGACGTCCCGAGGCGGCCGGGCTGCTCTTCCGCGAGCGGCTGGACCGTCGGCCGTCGGCCCGCGACCGCTCGTGGCTGAGGCCCGCTAGCCCGCCGCCGGCTTCTTGA